One window from the genome of Amycolatopsis sp. NBC_01480 encodes:
- a CDS encoding RNA polymerase sigma factor, which translates to MVKSVVRRPPDAVLRAQDDNALFARAATGDLDSFEVLVTRYSAAVLWIVRSRVGDGALADDVVIAVFCQVWHAGQRGAAGEGFVRVLSKPVGGCLTGLDRLRRGPRSVPGAKAKRA; encoded by the coding sequence GTGGTGAAAAGCGTCGTGCGCCGCCCGCCGGACGCTGTTCTCCGGGCGCAGGATGACAACGCGTTGTTCGCGAGAGCCGCGACGGGTGACCTGGACTCGTTCGAAGTCCTGGTCACCCGTTACAGCGCGGCGGTGCTGTGGATCGTGCGCTCGCGCGTCGGCGACGGGGCCTTGGCCGACGACGTGGTGATCGCCGTGTTCTGCCAGGTGTGGCACGCGGGGCAGCGGGGCGCTGCCGGGGAGGGGTTCGTCCGGGTGCTGAGCAAGCCCGTCGGCGGCTGCCTGACCGGTCTCGACCGCCTCCGCCGCGGCCCTCGTTCAGTCCCCGGGGCCAAGGCGAAGCGGGCGTGA
- a CDS encoding cupin domain-containing protein — protein sequence MVPPDLGGPPTHIHSREDELFTRVQGRVEVELDGTRHVLGQSDSLLMPRGVPHVFRNPFDEEARVIAVVSPPGWRTATERCPSCHPGAT from the coding sequence GTGGTGCCGCCGGACCTCGGCGGCCCGCCGACCCACATCCACAGCCGCGAGGACGAGCTGTTCACCCGCGTCCAGGGCCGGGTCGAGGTCGAACTCGACGGCACCCGGCACGTGCTCGGCCAAAGCGATTCGCTGCTGATGCCTCGCGGCGTGCCGCACGTGTTCCGCAATCCGTTCGACGAGGAAGCGCGCGTCATCGCCGTGGTTTCGCCGCCGGGCTGGAGAACTGCCACCGAGCGCTGTCCGAGCTGCCACCCGGGCGCGACATGA
- a CDS encoding MarR family winged helix-turn-helix transcriptional regulator → MEYAEGPLDRLRIIHWAQVQAGQEWIRTRGLSLQQAFVLSHLAEHPGAIQRDIAEATRTSAANVSGVLRGLQAHDLVERRYEDGDERSKRVFATDAGVELIAGRDEAMAAVDESILAPLTKPERAAFHQLLGKITAGLPDPGKQNPRKDPP, encoded by the coding sequence ATGGAGTACGCCGAAGGGCCTCTCGACCGGCTCAGGATCATCCACTGGGCCCAGGTGCAGGCGGGCCAGGAGTGGATTCGCACCCGCGGGCTCAGCCTGCAGCAGGCGTTCGTGCTGAGTCACCTCGCGGAGCACCCCGGCGCCATCCAGCGCGACATCGCCGAGGCGACCCGGACGAGCGCGGCCAACGTCTCCGGTGTCCTGCGCGGCCTCCAGGCCCACGACCTCGTCGAACGCCGTTATGAGGACGGCGACGAACGCAGCAAGCGCGTCTTCGCGACCGACGCAGGGGTCGAGCTCATCGCCGGGCGCGACGAGGCGATGGCCGCGGTGGACGAATCGATCCTCGCCCCGCTCACCAAGCCCGAGCGGGCTGCTTTCCACCAGCTGCTCGGCAAGATCACCGCCGGCTTGCCGGACCCGGGCAAGCAGAATCCGCGGAAGGACCCCCCGTGA
- a CDS encoding glycoside hydrolase family 3 C-terminal domain-containing protein translates to MTRRATALIAAVLIAGTVVPATAEAAPPAPGSAGCPWVGSTAPIGTRIAQVLGQMTLDEKITMVHGTAAAGYTGRVAGNDRLCVPSLKMEDGPLGVNLGGTTQLPAASAVAASFDSSLAKTYGSVIGAEDKAKGVDVDLGPTINIVRDPRWGRAFESYSEDPYLAGQMGAADIEGVQSQGVMAQVKHWAVYNQETSRNTTADNAVIDDRTVHEIYASAFGTVVDQAKPSSAMCSYSSINGTYACENSYLDAILKQDFGFDGFVTSDWGGTHSAAGSANAGMDMEMPGQDFFGTALKTAVQNGQVPQSRLDDMVGRILREEFRFGLFEHPSPDTPGAPASTPAHLDVAKKAAEDGTVLLKNDGGVLPLDPAKVHSIAVIGDGAGKNTLSSGGGSAHIAGTGTVTPFDGIKARAGSGVTVDYAQGNLGQGSALPAIESNYLTPPSGTGHGLQGDYYPNTDSSGAPAVTRTDPQVDFTWTGTTPAPGLPATNFSTKWTGTLTPPATGTYTLGLTSDDGSRLLVNGQQVIDNWGDHAAATKTAQVPLTAGRPVQVEVDYYQGGGDSTVTLGWLPPGQDLPGQAAALAAKSDVAVVYANDFESEGSDLADISLPADQNQLIDAVSAANPNTVVVLNTGSAVTMPWLSKVKGVFEAWYPGQESGNAIASLLFGDTTPSGKLPVTFPASLDQVPASTPQQWPGVDGKVQYSEGLDVGYRWYDQKQLAPLYPFGYGLSYTSFRFSNLKVDGTTMGENGHLKVGADVTNTGARAGSEVAQLYLGDPAATGEPGSQLKGFQKVDLQPGQTKRVQFDLTAQDASYWSSDAHAWELGAGQYTVRVGDSSRNLPLSGGFRVDRTSGPRFTKVAAPAIATGGKTFAVTTAFTNGATEPVRDAVTSLAPPKGWTATPRTTAHFPTVRSGQTVSTTWSVTAASDAAPGPANFTATTRYAGGSTGPGPATVQVSYPSLAAAYTDVGVTDDADPASGNLDGAGFSFSAQALASVGVTPGGQVRSGPATFTWPDVAAGQPDTVTAAGQSIAQPGSGSALSFLAAGTNGTQSGPVTVTYTDGTTSTSTLTVADWYANQAVDGCVLVATTPYWNRPAGSTYPHDQKVSLYAASVPLTAGKPVAFVTLPVAKQLHVFATAFSGA, encoded by the coding sequence GTGACGCGGCGTGCAACAGCCCTGATTGCGGCCGTGCTCATTGCCGGCACCGTCGTCCCCGCCACCGCCGAGGCCGCCCCCCCGGCACCGGGCTCCGCCGGCTGCCCCTGGGTGGGCTCGACCGCGCCGATCGGCACCCGGATCGCGCAGGTGCTCGGGCAGATGACGCTCGACGAGAAGATCACCATGGTGCACGGGACCGCGGCCGCCGGCTACACCGGCCGCGTCGCGGGCAACGACCGGCTGTGCGTGCCGTCGCTGAAGATGGAGGACGGCCCGCTCGGGGTGAACCTCGGCGGCACCACGCAGCTGCCCGCCGCGTCCGCGGTCGCCGCGTCGTTCGACTCCTCGCTGGCCAAGACCTACGGGTCGGTGATCGGCGCCGAGGACAAGGCCAAGGGGGTCGACGTCGACCTCGGCCCGACCATCAACATCGTCCGGGACCCGCGCTGGGGCCGGGCGTTCGAGTCCTACAGCGAGGACCCGTACCTGGCTGGGCAGATGGGCGCCGCCGACATCGAGGGCGTGCAGTCCCAGGGCGTGATGGCGCAGGTGAAGCACTGGGCCGTCTACAACCAGGAGACCAGCCGCAACACCACCGCCGACAATGCCGTGATCGACGACCGCACCGTGCACGAGATCTACGCGAGCGCGTTCGGCACGGTGGTCGACCAGGCGAAGCCGTCCTCGGCGATGTGCTCCTACTCCTCGATCAACGGCACGTACGCGTGCGAGAACTCCTACCTCGACGCCATCCTCAAGCAGGACTTCGGCTTCGACGGCTTCGTCACCTCGGACTGGGGCGGCACGCACAGCGCGGCCGGCTCGGCCAACGCCGGGATGGACATGGAGATGCCCGGCCAGGACTTCTTCGGCACCGCGCTGAAGACCGCCGTCCAAAATGGACAGGTGCCGCAGTCCCGGCTGGACGACATGGTCGGCCGGATCCTGCGCGAGGAGTTCCGCTTCGGGCTGTTCGAGCACCCGTCGCCCGACACCCCGGGCGCGCCCGCGTCGACCCCGGCCCACCTCGACGTGGCGAAGAAGGCCGCCGAGGACGGCACGGTGCTGCTGAAGAACGACGGCGGCGTGCTGCCACTGGACCCGGCGAAGGTGCACTCCATCGCGGTGATCGGCGACGGCGCGGGCAAGAACACGCTCAGCTCCGGCGGCGGCAGCGCGCACATCGCGGGCACCGGCACCGTCACGCCGTTCGACGGGATCAAGGCGCGCGCCGGATCCGGCGTCACCGTGGACTACGCGCAGGGCAACCTCGGCCAGGGCAGCGCGCTCCCGGCGATCGAAAGCAACTACCTGACGCCGCCGTCCGGCACCGGCCACGGCCTGCAGGGCGACTACTACCCGAACACGGACTCGTCCGGTGCCCCCGCTGTCACGCGGACCGACCCGCAGGTCGACTTCACCTGGACCGGCACGACGCCCGCGCCCGGCCTGCCCGCGACGAACTTCTCCACCAAGTGGACCGGCACGCTCACCCCGCCCGCGACCGGCACGTACACCCTCGGGCTGACCAGTGACGACGGCAGCAGGCTGCTGGTCAACGGGCAGCAGGTGATCGACAACTGGGGCGACCACGCGGCGGCCACGAAAACCGCGCAGGTCCCGCTGACCGCGGGCCGGCCGGTGCAGGTCGAGGTCGACTACTACCAGGGCGGCGGCGACTCGACCGTCACGCTCGGCTGGCTTCCGCCGGGCCAGGACCTGCCCGGGCAGGCGGCCGCGCTGGCCGCGAAGTCGGACGTCGCGGTCGTCTACGCCAACGACTTCGAGTCCGAGGGCAGCGATCTGGCCGACATCAGCCTGCCGGCCGACCAGAACCAGCTGATCGACGCCGTCTCGGCGGCCAACCCGAACACCGTCGTCGTGCTCAACACCGGCTCCGCGGTGACGATGCCGTGGCTGTCGAAGGTCAAGGGCGTGTTCGAGGCGTGGTACCCGGGACAGGAATCGGGTAACGCCATCGCTTCGCTGCTCTTCGGCGACACCACGCCGTCGGGCAAACTGCCGGTCACGTTCCCGGCGTCGCTGGACCAGGTGCCCGCCTCGACGCCGCAGCAGTGGCCCGGCGTCGACGGCAAGGTCCAGTACTCGGAGGGGCTCGACGTCGGCTACCGCTGGTACGACCAGAAGCAGCTCGCCCCGCTCTACCCGTTCGGTTATGGCTTGTCCTACACCAGTTTCCGGTTCTCGAACCTGAAGGTGGACGGCACCACGATGGGCGAGAACGGGCACCTGAAGGTCGGCGCCGACGTCACCAACACCGGCGCGCGGGCGGGCTCGGAGGTGGCGCAGCTGTACCTGGGCGACCCCGCGGCCACCGGCGAGCCGGGCAGCCAGCTCAAGGGCTTCCAGAAGGTCGATCTCCAGCCGGGCCAGACGAAGCGGGTGCAGTTCGACCTCACCGCGCAGGACGCGTCGTACTGGAGCAGCGACGCGCACGCGTGGGAACTCGGCGCCGGCCAGTACACCGTCCGCGTCGGCGATTCCTCGCGGAACCTGCCGCTCTCCGGAGGCTTCCGCGTCGACCGGACGTCCGGGCCGCGGTTCACCAAGGTGGCCGCGCCGGCGATCGCGACCGGCGGCAAGACGTTCGCGGTGACCACCGCCTTCACCAACGGCGCGACCGAGCCGGTGCGCGACGCCGTGACGAGCCTTGCGCCGCCGAAGGGCTGGACCGCGACGCCGCGCACCACGGCGCACTTCCCAACCGTGCGATCAGGACAGACGGTGTCGACGACGTGGTCCGTGACCGCCGCGTCCGACGCCGCTCCCGGCCCGGCGAACTTCACGGCGACCACGCGGTACGCGGGCGGTTCGACCGGCCCCGGGCCGGCGACCGTGCAGGTGTCGTACCCGAGCCTGGCCGCCGCGTACACCGACGTCGGTGTGACCGACGACGCGGACCCGGCCTCGGGCAACCTCGACGGCGCCGGCTTCAGCTTTTCCGCGCAGGCACTCGCATCCGTCGGCGTGACCCCGGGCGGTCAGGTGCGGTCCGGCCCCGCGACGTTCACCTGGCCGGACGTTGCGGCGGGCCAGCCGGACACCGTCACGGCCGCCGGCCAGAGCATCGCCCAACCCGGCTCGGGCTCGGCGCTGTCCTTCCTCGCCGCCGGCACCAACGGCACCCAGAGCGGCCCGGTCACCGTGACGTACACCGATGGCACCACGTCCACCTCGACGCTGACCGTCGCGGACTGGTACGCCAACCAGGCCGTCGACGGCTGCGTGCTGGTGGCCACCACGCCGTACTGGAACCGGCCGGCGGGGAGTACGTACCCGCACGATCAGAAGGTGAGCCTGTACGCGGCATCGGTGCCGCTGACGGCGGGCAAGCCGGTCGCCTTCGTGACCTTGCCGGTGGCCAAGCAGCTGCACGTGTTCGCGACGGCGTTCAGCGGGGCCTGA
- a CDS encoding nuclear transport factor 2 family protein: MTDHEDMVRAMCAAVDAGDAEAFGAWFADDATYTFGNGGTLVGREAIVAATAGAAGALPWVRHVVDQVADTGGGQLFCRFTISTAAPDGAELALPCVTVMWLDGARVTDYRVHRTSRPLRLGPGD; the protein is encoded by the coding sequence ATGACGGATCACGAAGACATGGTGCGCGCCATGTGCGCGGCCGTCGACGCCGGTGACGCCGAAGCGTTCGGCGCCTGGTTTGCCGACGACGCCACGTACACCTTCGGCAATGGCGGGACGCTGGTCGGCCGCGAAGCGATCGTCGCGGCCACGGCCGGCGCTGCCGGGGCCCTGCCCTGGGTGCGCCACGTCGTCGACCAGGTCGCCGACACCGGCGGCGGTCAGCTGTTCTGCCGGTTCACCATCAGCACGGCGGCTCCCGACGGCGCCGAGCTGGCCCTGCCGTGTGTCACGGTCATGTGGCTGGACGGGGCGCGGGTGACCGACTACCGCGTCCACCGGACCTCACGCCCGCTTCGCCTTGGCCCCGGGGACTGA
- a CDS encoding DUF3592 domain-containing protein, whose protein sequence is MPRSTRWIVVVVLLVQLVWSAPLSLVFGRAYLITPEPVLLVLTAGFGLVAVGIVGTTATLLVRWRAAARTRRRLLDTGSRVPALLVDVSYTGTRVNGHAVRKLTFESRSAGTPIRAVERTTAALPAGTPATIAYDLADPAKAVVADDLTALAVDLARRAGRKRQAWIDEMFRQQGKTSSKGASVFTTTTVSGSDGVASDLASHIHEASAHGLDTALDQLRAMVRDGRLTQQQFDEAERQFSGLFGRSGH, encoded by the coding sequence ATGCCGCGTAGCACCCGCTGGATCGTTGTGGTGGTCCTGCTTGTCCAGTTGGTGTGGTCTGCGCCCTTGTCGCTGGTGTTCGGCCGCGCGTACCTGATCACGCCCGAGCCGGTGCTGCTGGTGTTGACGGCCGGCTTCGGCTTGGTCGCGGTGGGGATCGTGGGCACGACGGCGACGTTGCTCGTGCGCTGGCGGGCCGCGGCCCGGACTCGCCGGCGGCTGCTGGACACCGGTTCGCGGGTGCCCGCCCTGCTGGTCGACGTGTCGTACACCGGGACCAGGGTGAACGGGCACGCGGTGCGGAAGCTGACCTTCGAGTCGCGGTCGGCCGGCACGCCGATCCGCGCGGTCGAGCGCACCACGGCGGCGCTGCCCGCGGGCACTCCCGCCACGATCGCGTACGACCTGGCCGACCCGGCGAAGGCAGTGGTGGCCGACGACCTGACCGCGCTGGCCGTCGACCTGGCCCGGCGCGCGGGCCGCAAGCGGCAGGCCTGGATCGACGAGATGTTCCGGCAGCAAGGGAAAACCTCGTCCAAGGGTGCGTCGGTGTTCACCACGACGACGGTGTCGGGGTCCGACGGTGTCGCGAGCGACCTCGCCTCCCACATCCACGAAGCCAGCGCCCACGGCCTGGACACCGCGCTGGACCAGCTGCGCGCGATGGTCCGCGACGGCCGTCTCACCCAGCAGCAGTTCGACGAGGCCGAGCGGCAGTTCTCCGGGTTGTTCGGCCGGTCCGGCCACTGA
- a CDS encoding GH25 family lysozyme, protein MPELPGNERSRRWRTGLLLAAVAALPWGLITAGTAAAADYSQAAGNYAGSQIEAHEGVHGGPDTARADVTGDQTLGHDVSGHTGPVDWAAASGSGARFTYVKATEGTGFVNPQFGGQYNGAHAAGIIRGAYHFARPDVSTGAQQAEYFIANGGGWNGDGKTLPGAVDLEYNPYGDSCYGKNPADMTNWIADFTSTYLAKEKRSALIYTSTAWWKLCTGNTSRFGNTDPLWLARYAPQVGELPAGWDKQSIWQFSRSGSLPGDQNYYNGPMGRVEALAAGPSAAAA, encoded by the coding sequence ATGCCTGAACTGCCGGGAAACGAGCGGAGCCGACGGTGGCGGACCGGGCTGCTGCTCGCGGCCGTCGCCGCGCTGCCGTGGGGGCTGATCACCGCGGGGACGGCGGCCGCCGCCGACTACTCGCAGGCCGCCGGGAACTACGCGGGCTCACAGATCGAGGCGCACGAGGGCGTGCACGGCGGACCGGACACCGCGCGCGCGGACGTGACCGGCGACCAGACCCTGGGCCACGACGTCAGCGGGCACACGGGCCCGGTCGACTGGGCGGCGGCCAGCGGCTCGGGCGCGCGGTTCACCTACGTCAAGGCCACCGAGGGCACCGGGTTCGTCAACCCGCAGTTCGGCGGGCAGTACAACGGCGCGCACGCTGCTGGGATCATCCGCGGCGCCTACCACTTCGCCCGCCCGGACGTCTCCACCGGCGCGCAGCAGGCCGAGTACTTCATCGCGAACGGCGGCGGGTGGAACGGCGACGGCAAGACGCTGCCGGGCGCGGTCGACCTCGAGTACAACCCGTACGGCGACTCCTGTTACGGCAAGAACCCGGCCGACATGACGAACTGGATCGCCGACTTCACCAGCACCTACCTCGCCAAGGAGAAACGCAGCGCGCTGATCTACACCAGCACCGCGTGGTGGAAGCTCTGCACCGGCAACACGAGCCGCTTCGGCAACACCGACCCGTTGTGGCTCGCCCGCTACGCGCCGCAGGTGGGGGAGCTGCCGGCCGGCTGGGACAAGCAGAGCATCTGGCAGTTCTCGCGCTCGGGCAGCCTGCCCGGCGACCAGAACTACTACAACGGGCCGATGGGCCGGGTCGAGGCGCTGGCCGCGGGCCCGTCCGCGGCCGCGGCCTGA
- a CDS encoding class I SAM-dependent methyltransferase, which produces MTTTENPLLTMIREVCALGRVEFERPHTAEGDPGAGRALVRGLRAVDPGGEPSDISLSLGLLAPRAPYFDRLVLAAIAAQVPQVVNLGAGYDDRALRFRRSGVTFFDLDRPGIIADKVRRLAATGTDTRHLIPVGLDFRTDDVAEALARAGHDATRPTLFLAEHLALFLEPDDVLALLAGLSARAAEGSTLALTAEVHPEGLDSDRVVSVVDQEMFGGGGPLHTIQARDAWLALFAKTGWTVEDPDEVTAVGHFALPVGGQVVQIQTQFLTATC; this is translated from the coding sequence GTGACGACAACGGAAAACCCGCTGCTGACGATGATCCGCGAGGTCTGCGCCCTCGGCCGCGTCGAGTTCGAGCGGCCGCACACCGCCGAGGGCGATCCCGGCGCCGGCCGCGCGCTCGTCCGGGGGCTGCGAGCGGTGGACCCGGGCGGCGAGCCCAGTGACATCTCCCTGTCCCTCGGCCTGCTGGCGCCCCGCGCGCCGTACTTCGACCGGCTCGTGCTGGCCGCCATCGCGGCGCAGGTCCCGCAGGTGGTCAACCTCGGTGCCGGTTACGACGACCGCGCGCTGCGGTTCCGGCGCTCCGGGGTGACGTTCTTCGACCTCGACCGGCCCGGCATCATCGCGGACAAGGTCCGCCGGCTCGCAGCGACGGGCACCGACACCAGGCACCTCATCCCGGTCGGGCTGGACTTCCGGACCGACGACGTCGCCGAAGCGCTCGCCCGCGCGGGCCACGACGCCACCCGTCCGACCCTCTTCCTCGCCGAACACCTCGCCCTGTTCCTCGAACCGGACGACGTCCTCGCACTCCTGGCGGGGCTTTCCGCCCGCGCCGCCGAAGGCAGCACGCTGGCCCTCACCGCCGAGGTGCACCCCGAGGGTCTCGATTCCGATCGGGTTGTCTCCGTTGTGGATCAGGAGATGTTCGGCGGCGGCGGACCGCTGCACACGATCCAGGCCCGCGACGCCTGGCTGGCGCTGTTCGCCAAGACCGGCTGGACGGTGGAGGACCCCGACGAGGTGACGGCGGTCGGCCACTTCGCACTGCCTGTGGGCGGGCAGGTGGTCCAGATCCAGACGCAGTTCCTCACGGCGACCTGCTGA
- a CDS encoding S53 family peptidase has protein sequence MAAQLGKNSRARRTLALTVGAAAALSLCAAGAPATAAPVAKHHQFSAAASLLSGARSPQERAALTDRALAAAGNSLQTSYDTKPLYDQGIDGTGTTLATVVSYGDKDIKSYIDSYSKSHNLPAADVQILEPAGKVPACGDPGTPADCSSWGGETDLDVAMFHTLAPKAKILVVATPTSETQGIDGFPDMMTAIDYLADHHSANVISMSLGTPEDDFDSSAQLHGLDAHFKKATDAGITVTASTGDDGSTGTKKDNSPWGKKVVSFPAANSYVTAVGGTVLHTDSTGARTSPDTVWPLSGGGVSHEYPAPDWQADVDQTIKATGRSLPDISLLGTSGTSQSSPLFAAVVALASQKAGKGLGFINPALYKIGAGATANGIVDVTSGSNATDGVDGYTAGKGFDIVSGWGTLDAAKFVPALVQQIG, from the coding sequence ATGGCTGCTCAGCTCGGCAAGAACTCTCGTGCGCGCCGGACACTCGCGCTGACCGTGGGGGCCGCTGCCGCCCTGTCGCTGTGCGCTGCCGGGGCGCCGGCGACCGCGGCGCCGGTGGCCAAGCACCACCAGTTCAGCGCGGCGGCGTCGCTGCTGAGCGGGGCGAGGTCGCCGCAGGAGCGGGCGGCGCTGACCGATCGCGCGCTCGCCGCGGCGGGCAACAGCCTGCAGACCTCGTACGACACGAAACCGTTGTACGACCAGGGAATCGACGGCACCGGCACCACGCTGGCGACGGTCGTCTCGTACGGGGACAAGGACATCAAGTCCTACATAGACAGTTACTCGAAGTCGCACAACCTGCCCGCCGCGGACGTGCAGATCCTCGAGCCCGCGGGCAAGGTCCCGGCGTGCGGCGACCCCGGCACGCCCGCCGACTGCTCGAGCTGGGGCGGCGAGACCGACCTCGACGTGGCCATGTTCCACACACTGGCGCCGAAGGCGAAGATCCTGGTCGTCGCCACGCCGACCTCGGAGACCCAGGGCATCGACGGGTTCCCGGACATGATGACGGCCATCGACTACCTGGCCGACCACCACTCCGCGAACGTCATCTCGATGAGCCTCGGCACGCCGGAGGACGACTTCGACAGCTCCGCGCAGCTGCACGGCCTCGACGCGCACTTCAAGAAGGCGACCGACGCCGGCATCACGGTCACCGCGTCCACCGGCGACGACGGCTCGACCGGCACCAAGAAGGACAACTCGCCGTGGGGCAAGAAGGTCGTGAGCTTCCCGGCCGCGAACTCCTACGTCACGGCCGTCGGCGGCACGGTGCTGCACACCGATTCCACCGGCGCCCGTACCTCGCCTGACACTGTGTGGCCGCTCTCGGGCGGCGGCGTGTCGCACGAGTACCCCGCGCCGGACTGGCAGGCCGACGTGGACCAGACCATCAAGGCCACCGGGCGATCGCTGCCGGACATCTCGCTGCTCGGCACGTCGGGCACCTCGCAGTCCTCGCCGCTGTTCGCCGCGGTGGTCGCGCTCGCCTCACAGAAGGCGGGCAAGGGACTGGGCTTCATCAACCCGGCGCTGTACAAGATCGGCGCCGGCGCGACAGCGAACGGCATCGTCGACGTGACCTCGGGCAGCAATGCCACGGACGGCGTGGACGGCTACACGGCGGGCAAGGGCTTCGACATCGTGTCGGGCTGGGGCACCCTCGACGCGGCCAAGTTCGTCCCGGCGCTGGTGCAGCAGATCGGCTGA